One Campylobacter sputorum genomic window, TTTTATATCAAATTTATCAAGTAGTTTATTGATAAAAAATAGTATTATAAATATAATAAATATATTTATAAATATAACATATTCACCTAATTTCATTTTTTATTTGCTCCCAAACAGGTTTAGAGTCCATATTAGTATGGTCTCCAATAAGCCCATCATACCAACGGTTATTTGGTGTTTCAATTTTAATATTATTTATTTTAGAATCATCTATTTTATGCCAACCATCACCCATATAAATATTAATAGTATAATTTTTGAACTCAAATTTGCCACCCACTTGCACAATATCACTGCTATCATACACATTTAAAATATTTGCATTTTCAGTAAAGTTATCATAATTTATAAAATAATCATCCCTTACTGGTGTGCCAAGCATTATAAAATTATCTATTTTTTTATCTCCTTCATAAAATTGTGTAAAATCTTTTCCAACATTTCCGCCATGAGAGTGCATGACTAAATTCAATGCTTCGCCTTCTTTAAATTTATAATTTTCTACAAATTCTGTAAGTTTGATAGCTCCTCTTGCTCTTGCTTTTTTGTGATTTTCTCCACTCCATTTAAATTGATAAATAGGCTCTTTAAAAGTAGTTGATAAAGCTTCTATAAATTTAGGGTCTGCATCTTTTGGACTAGACCAAGTGCCATGTATAAATATACTTAAATTATCCCCCATATCTTTATCTAGCATAACAAACTCACTATTGTTTGAGATGATATATGGATTATCTTTATAGATAGAGTTTGATATAGGAGATATGGCTATAAATTCTTTATTATATTTATTTAACGAATCACTAAAATATCTTGTAGTATAATTTGCAAAATTTGAAGCATATTTTGTGTTATCATCTCTATTTGTAGTGATATCCATATTGTTTTTAGTATCAATAGCTCTACTTGTTTCATGAGCTATTACTTTTATAATATCTTTTGTTGAAAAAATATTTTTCAAATTTATATAACTAGTATCTGTTTGTAATGAGTAATATCCTTGTATATCTTTATTGTCATATCCTTTTTCATCCGTGTATATTAGTTTAGCATTAGTTGGTATGTAGCCTAAATTTGACATAACTGAATTTATTATTATTTTTGTAAATATCTCTTTATCTTGTATATTTGTATCGTTTGATGACAGATACTCTCTTATGACTTCATTATTATCTATAAGTTCTCTTACCCCTTGAAGCGTATTATAAGTTTTAATATTTTCTTTAAAAAAGTCACTAAATTTTGCTCTATGAGTAGTTACTATTTGTGTTATAGCATCTGCTATAGTTAAAGAGTCTTCATAATCTCTTTTTATCTCCTCTCTTCCATTTTCTGTTAAAAGCCTTGTATCAAGAATAGCCTCTACATTTGAACTTATACTTGTATTGTATAGGTCTTTATTTAATATGTTTATAGCAAACATGAACTTACTCATCTTTATTTAACTCTTTTTCTTTAAATTTCTTAATTGATTTATCAAGATGATTGACAAATGGTTTTATAAAGATAAAGATATATATAGGATAGTGGAGGGAAAAAATGAATAGCCAATAAAGAACATTGTCATGCCTTAACTCATAATTATGAAAATTATGTCTTTCTAAATATCCGGGACCATCGAGTCCAAATAATATAATACCAGTAAAACCTTGTGCAACAACTGCATATAATATCAAAAATAGACTAAAAAATATTATTTTTAATATAGAAAAGACATATACCTTAATGTTTTTAATATTTAGATATAAGAAAATACTCCAAATTATATATAAAAATATATAAATTAAATAAAAATAAATAGAAAATATGTAATATGTTGTCAAAATTAATAATGGACCATGATACATTAAAAAAAATAAAAAGAGAATTAAAATTAATTTTAGATTACTATTCATTTTTCATAATACCTTTATTTTGAATATATGATTTTATACTAGGAGAATAATTTTCAAATTTATGAAATTCTAAATCATAAAATGGACCATACTTTATATCATAATCCCCATCCTTATTTAAAAAACCATTAGCCACTGGATCATTTGGATGATTTAGTTGCATTATAAATTCTGCTCCTACTTTTGATGTTGAATCTTTTAAATATGTAGCAGATTTTGGTGAACCAACAGAGATAAGTTTATATGGTGTTTTTACTCCTTGAATGTAGTTTATTTTATTTGTTTTAAAGATATCTTCATTTCCTGCACTATGTGTTATTATAATAGTACCTGGCGATAATTGTTGTAGTTTATATGCTGTTAATACATCCTTAGTGGTTAAATAATTTGGAAACCATTCTATTATATCACCAATACCAGCATAGGTAGAAGAATTATTTATAAGTCCTACTTTATCAAAGTCTTTACTTATAAGTTTGGCACTATTTCTTGCGTCATCATAACTATTCATCATACCATTTATAAATACTATTTTTGTATTATTATTAATATCATCATATGTTAGATCTGTTTGTTTTCTTAAAGTTTCAAAGTCATCTTTATTACTTAAATCATACTCTTTTTTATAAACTCTACTGTCTGGTGTTTCAAGTATTTTTGTATTATCAGATAGGCTATTTATAATAGTAATTGGTAAATTCATATCTAAATGACCTCTACTTATAGCTTCCCATAATGTCAAATCTACAACCTTATGATCATTTATTTTATCAGATGTTAAAACCTTTCCATTATACATATAGACCTTATTATCCCCCATATCTTTATCTAGCATAACAAACTCACTATTGTTTGAGATGATATATGGATTATCTTTATAGATAGAGTTTGATATAGGAGATATGGCTATAAATTCTTTATTATATTTATTTAACGAATCACTAAAATATCTTGTAGTATAATTTGCAAAATTTGAAGCATATTTTGTGTTATCATCTCTATTTGTAGTGATATCCATATTGTTTTTAGTATCAATAGCTCTACTTGTTTCATGAGCTATTACTTTTATAATATCTTTTGTTGAAAAAATATTTTTCAAATTTATATAACTAGTATCTGTTTGTAATGAGTAATATCCTTGTATATCTTTATTGTCATATCCTTTTTCATCCGTGTATATTAGTTTAGCATTAGTTGGTATGTAGCCTAAATTTGACATAACTGAATTTATTATTATTTTTGTAAATATCTCTTTATCTTGTATATTTGTATCGTTTGATGACAGATACTCTCTTATGACTTCATTATTATCTATAAGTTCTCTTACCCCTTGAAGCGTATTATAAGTTTTAATATTTTCTTTAAAAAAGTCACTAAATTTTGCTCTATGAGTAGTTACTATTTGTGTTATAGCATCTGCTATAGTTAAAGAGTCTTCATAATCTCTTTTTATCTCCTCTCTTCCATTTTCTGTTAAAAGCCTTGTATCAAGAATAGCCTCTACATTTGAACTTATACTTGTATTGTATAGGTCTTTATTTGTTTTAGTTGTATCTCTATTTAGTCTAGTTAGGTCATCTGAGTTTAATAAATTTGTATTTGTTGATTGTAAATTTTCTAACTCATCTTTGTTTAAATTTGATATATTAGTATTAGCTACTATTAAGTTACCTTGTCCTATAGTTGCTAATGTCTTTGAGTGGCTATAGCTTAAATTTCTATTGTTTGAATACGAAGCTGATGAAATTTTAGAATTTATATCTTGTGTTTGATTAGTAGGTGTATTTGATTGGCTGTTTTGTTGATTGTTATTTGTTGTATTCTCTTTTTCTTTTGTATTATTCTTAATAGCATAGTTTGCACTTAAGCTTAAGTCTGTTCCTTTAGTATAGCTTGTATTTGATAAATTTTCATAAGTTAAAGTATTTGTTGTTAAGTTTAGGTTTTTATTATCTATAAATACTAAGTTACTATTTTTAGTGTTATCTTTATAGTATCCAGCTGCTATTAGTGAGCCTTTTAAATGAGTGTTATTTTTAGTGTTGATATTTAGCTCATTAGCTGTAATTGAGCTAAGGTTTGTTTGTTTAGTTATGGTATTTGAGTTACTTTGGCTGAAATTTGAGTTTATGTTTGATAGTTTAGAGTTATCATAGTTTATCATATTGTTTGAGATAGCATAAGGATTTGGATTATTACTTTGTGATTTTTCTCCACTTATTCCTATACCAGCTCCCATACTTTTTAATTTGTGAGTTGATAAGTAGCTATCTCTTTGACTAATTAAACTTAGGTTATTACCTACTTGAATGTTTGCTTTATTATCTGCTCTTAAATTTGCACCTTGTATAGTTGTATCGTTTGATGTGTTTATGTTTAGATTATTTTTAGCATATAGTAGTGAGTTATTGTGTATTAGGTTATCTATATTTGAATAACCCTGTTTATGATTTATATTTGCACTTCCTCCACCTCCACCATACATAGTAAAATTTAGACTTCCACCTAACTCTTTGCTATTTTCATTTGATGTATATGTATTGGTGCTACCGTTTATGTTTAGATCTTTAGTATCTATATTTATATCATTATTAGCTATTAAATTTGAGCCAGTTATGTTAGTGGATTTATCTTTACTAGTTGATAGATTTATGTTGTTTGCTTTTAAATTTGAAGATATAGATGTTGTTTGTTTAGTATCTAATTTACTTTGATGAGCACTTACATCTCCTACTATACCTACGCTAAAGCCATAAGTATAACCACTTGATGAAGACGTAGCTATTTGAGATGTTAGAGCTGTGGTTTTAGAGGCTACATTTGTAGTTGCTAGGGCTATGTTTGTTATATAATATTTTTCTTCATCTTTTATATTGTCTATTATATCTATTAAATCTTCTATATCGCTTTGATCTATGCCAGCTTCTTTATTATTATATCTTTGTTTTAGTTCTAATAGTTTTGCTTGTAAACTAGATTTAGCTTGTTTATATTCATCATACTCTTTTTTTACACTATTTAGCTGTTTTACTGCTTGTTCAAGTTCAATAGCGGCTGGGGCTATTTGGGCGTATTCGTTTTGGATACTAAGAGACAGAGCTACTTGAGCTTGTTTTAGTGTTGTAGTAGTATCAATTGTGTCAGTTGCATTTGAGATATAGATATTACCATCTTTTGATGTTAGTTTTATATCCTCAGTTGTGCTTAGATTTGAGCCTATGATAGTTATATCTTTTTTAGTATTTATATTTAAATTTTTAGCGTTTATGTTTGAATTAATACTATTAGTTGAAGTTGTATTCTTAGTAGCTTTTTCATAAGTTGCATTTGCTAGGCGAATTTTAGCTGATGTATCTTTTTTTAGCTCAGAGAGTGATTTAGGTTTAGCGTCTTTTAGTATATCTTGTATGTGAGCTATGTTTATACTAGTTTTTTTATTTATACTATAACTTTCGTGTGTGTTTGTGGCATTTAGTATACTAGCTGTATTTGAGTTAATGTTGATATCATTTTTACTCGATAAATTTGCTGTAATAAGCATATTGTTAGCATTTAGGTTAA contains:
- a CDS encoding esterase/lipase family protein gives rise to the protein MSKFMFAINILNKDLYNTSISSNVEAILDTRLLTENGREEIKRDYEDSLTIADAITQIVTTHRAKFSDFFKENIKTYNTLQGVRELIDNNEVIREYLSSNDTNIQDKEIFTKIIINSVMSNLGYIPTNAKLIYTDEKGYDNKDIQGYYSLQTDTSYINLKNIFSTKDIIKVIAHETSRAIDTKNNMDITTNRDDNTKYASNFANYTTRYFSDSLNKYNKEFIAISPISNSIYKDNPYIISNNSEFVMLDKDMGDNLSIFIHGTWSSPKDADPKFIEALSTTFKEPIYQFKWSGENHKKARARGAIKLTEFVENYKFKEGEALNLVMHSHGGNVGKDFTQFYEGDKKIDNFIMLGTPVRDDYFINYDNFTENANILNVYDSSDIVQVGGKFEFKNYTINIYMGDGWHKIDDSKINNIKIETPNNRWYDGLIGDHTNMDSKPVWEQIKNEIR